A window of the Bacteroidota bacterium genome harbors these coding sequences:
- a CDS encoding histone H1, whose amino-acid sequence MADSKRYADLVDFVSGLEADFTAFYEKGNKAAGTRIRKAMQEIKQTAQEIRLEVQAMKNG is encoded by the coding sequence ATGGCAGATAGCAAACGCTATGCAGACCTGGTTGATTTTGTAAGTGGCCTCGAAGCTGATTTCACAGCTTTCTACGAAAAAGGCAACAAAGCAGCCGGTACGCGCATTCGCAAAGCCATGCAGGAAATTAAGCAGACTGCACAGGAAATTCGCCTTGAAGTTCAAGCCATGAAAAATGGTTGA